The following are encoded together in the Gemmatimonadota bacterium genome:
- a CDS encoding M28 family peptidase gives MSRIAPSIAYPALLVPLLLAATPRADDPPPIRGYSAASSKVQREWEAKYKTIPEPARMREAMRRLAARPHHLGSPYGKDNAEWLKAQFESYGWEAKLERFDVLFPTPKVRVLELVAPTTFKAKLEEPILKEDPSTSQRAEQLPTYNAYSGEGDVTAPLVYVNYGVPADYEELEKRGISVKGAIVIARYGGSWRGIKPKVAYEHGAVGALIYSDPKDDGYAEGETYPNGPYRPKDGVQRGSVLDMPTYPGDPLTPGVGSSPGAKRLDQKDAITIMKIPVLPISYADAQPLLAALSGPVAPAAWRGGLPITYRMGPGAAKVHLKLEFNWTQAPLYNVIATLKGSTLPDEWVMRGNHHDGWVNGAEDPISGMVAELEEARALGELVKQGWRPKRTIIYAAWDGEEPSLLGSTEWVEEHMADMRGKGVFYLNTDGNGRGFLGAAGSHAFERFVTEVAGEVTDPETNVSVLQRARAAAIVSGDVEARNRKDMRLEALGSGSDFTPFLQHAGVPTLNIGFGGEDGGGIYHSIYDTFTWYTKYSDTSFVYGKALAQVAGMMVMRVANADVLPAEFGGLSATASRYLGEVTSLREKTAKDIEELNRKIAEGTFAAVNDPRDPRKAPTAQAPAPHLNFAPIQNAVDSLQRSAERYEKAYGNVVSGAATAAALGRVNALLRQSDQVMLIPDGLPKRPWYQHALYAPGYYTGYGVKTMPGVREAIEQKEWALAQEQVTKLAAALAREGELIAKAAKLLEDSGKPIP, from the coding sequence ATGTCACGCATCGCCCCATCGATCGCCTACCCCGCGCTCCTGGTCCCGCTCCTGCTGGCCGCGACGCCGCGCGCCGACGATCCGCCCCCCATTCGCGGCTACTCGGCTGCCTCGTCCAAGGTGCAGCGCGAGTGGGAGGCGAAGTACAAGACCATCCCGGAGCCGGCGCGCATGCGCGAGGCGATGCGCCGACTGGCCGCGCGCCCACACCACCTGGGGTCGCCCTACGGCAAGGACAACGCCGAGTGGCTCAAGGCGCAGTTCGAGTCGTATGGATGGGAGGCGAAGCTGGAGCGCTTCGACGTCCTCTTTCCCACGCCGAAGGTTCGCGTGCTCGAACTGGTGGCTCCCACCACGTTCAAGGCGAAGCTCGAGGAGCCCATCCTCAAGGAAGACCCGAGTACCAGCCAGCGCGCCGAGCAGTTGCCCACGTACAACGCCTACTCGGGCGAAGGTGACGTCACGGCGCCGCTGGTCTACGTGAACTACGGCGTCCCGGCCGACTACGAGGAGCTGGAGAAGCGCGGGATCTCGGTGAAGGGGGCGATCGTCATTGCCCGCTATGGCGGGTCGTGGCGTGGGATCAAGCCCAAGGTCGCGTACGAGCACGGTGCCGTCGGTGCGCTGATCTACTCCGACCCCAAGGACGACGGCTACGCCGAAGGGGAGACGTATCCGAACGGCCCGTACCGCCCCAAGGACGGCGTGCAGCGCGGCAGCGTGCTCGACATGCCGACCTATCCCGGCGACCCGCTGACCCCCGGCGTGGGATCATCGCCAGGGGCAAAGCGGCTCGACCAGAAGGACGCGATCACGATCATGAAGATCCCCGTCCTGCCGATTTCGTACGCCGACGCGCAGCCGCTGCTGGCCGCGCTCAGCGGCCCGGTGGCCCCGGCGGCGTGGCGCGGCGGCCTCCCGATCACCTACCGCATGGGGCCTGGCGCCGCCAAGGTCCATCTCAAGCTCGAATTCAACTGGACGCAGGCGCCGCTCTACAACGTGATCGCCACGCTCAAGGGATCCACCCTGCCTGACGAGTGGGTGATGCGCGGCAACCACCACGACGGGTGGGTGAACGGCGCCGAGGATCCCATCTCGGGGATGGTGGCGGAGCTGGAGGAGGCCCGCGCGTTAGGCGAGCTGGTCAAGCAGGGATGGCGCCCCAAGCGCACGATCATCTACGCCGCCTGGGACGGCGAGGAACCCTCCCTGCTCGGCTCCACCGAGTGGGTGGAAGAGCACATGGCCGACATGCGCGGCAAGGGGGTGTTCTACCTCAACACCGACGGCAACGGGCGCGGCTTCCTGGGGGCGGCCGGCTCGCACGCCTTCGAGCGCTTCGTCACCGAGGTGGCCGGTGAGGTGACCGACCCCGAGACCAACGTCTCGGTGCTGCAGCGTGCCCGCGCCGCGGCCATCGTCTCGGGCGACGTGGAGGCGCGCAATCGCAAGGATATGCGCCTCGAGGCGTTAGGCTCCGGCTCCGACTTCACCCCGTTCCTGCAGCACGCCGGCGTCCCTACGCTCAACATCGGCTTCGGCGGCGAGGATGGCGGCGGGATCTACCACTCGATCTACGACACCTTCACCTGGTACACCAAGTACAGCGATACGTCGTTCGTCTACGGCAAGGCGCTGGCGCAGGTGGCGGGAATGATGGTGATGCGCGTGGCCAACGCCGACGTGCTCCCGGCCGAGTTTGGCGGGCTGTCGGCCACGGCGTCGCGCTACCTGGGCGAGGTGACGTCGCTGCGCGAGAAGACGGCCAAGGACATCGAGGAACTCAACCGGAAGATCGCCGAGGGGACCTTTGCCGCGGTGAACGACCCGCGAGACCCGCGTAAGGCACCGACCGCGCAGGCGCCGGCGCCGCACCTCAACTTCGCCCCCATCCAGAACGCCGTCGATTCGCTCCAGCGGTCGGCCGAGCGGTACGAGAAGGCGTACGGGAACGTGGTGAGCGGGGCGGCGACCGCCGCGGCGTTAGGCAGGGTGAACGCGCTGCTGCGCCAGTCGGACCAGGTGATGCTGATTCCCGACGGGCTCCCCAAGCGCCCGTGGTACCAGCACGCGCTGTATGCCCCGGGCTACTACACTGGCTACGGCGTGAAGACGATGCCCGGCGTGCGCGAGGCGATCGAGCAGAAGGAGTGGGCGCTGGCCCAGGAGCAGGTCACCAAGCTGGCGGCAGCGCTCGCCCGCGAGGGGGAGCTGATTGCCAAGGCGGCCAAGCTGCTGGAGGATTCGGGGAAGCCGATTCCCTGA
- a CDS encoding M1 family metallopeptidase, with product MTRTTTRSTTRSTTRTALGRLVLTTLVASLATAPAAAQQQTPPSGPQWLNADPNKKTNQSNFRGIEEWLAPNEYRTASGSPGPKYWQQQVDYVIKASLDTLEHQVTGSETVTYHNNSPDALTYLWFQLDQNVERTDSRASLSSRPLPKSMANLSPQALRALGMAGQDNDLGMNIGKVQVLSGKGAQDAPFFVNGTSMRIELPAPLATGGVVRLTIDWRYKVPEIGRNTQRNARDKVKDGWLYEIAQWYPRAAVYDDVGGWTNDQFYSQGEFYQEFGNFDVSLTVPHDHIVRATGVLQNPAQALTTTQRARLAQAMKSDAPVFIVQPGEIGSPATRPAGTAPITWRFTAENVRDFAWASSHTFVWDAMGFKYRPDSKTIELHSVYPRDAMPLWDKYSTKAIKQTMVTYGRMVLEYPYPVASNVHGSVGGMEYPMIAFCGARPRPDGTYDESLPYRLISVTIHEVGHNWFPMILASDERRWGWMDEGMNSFVQYYAEKEWDPNYPSRRGPAKNIVDYFRDPNQAPMMTESDVVFANYGNQAYSKPAATLVMLREQVLGPESFDRAFLEYGRKWAFKKPQPADFFRTVVNGAGEHVNWFWRGMFYTTYANDQAVANVESQKGEELGGDKRKGEEYHRVTVQQRAGLIMPIHLEITYEDGTKQVVKLPADVWRNNEKEFTWGFFGKKGIAQVVVDPNEVFADINRDNNTWKAPPRVIP from the coding sequence ATGACTCGCACCACGACCCGCAGCACGACCCGCAGCACGACCCGCACCGCACTCGGCCGCCTCGTCCTCACGACACTCGTGGCGTCGCTGGCGACCGCTCCCGCCGCCGCCCAGCAGCAAACGCCCCCCAGCGGGCCGCAGTGGCTCAACGCCGATCCCAACAAGAAGACCAACCAGTCGAACTTCCGCGGGATCGAGGAGTGGCTGGCCCCCAACGAATACCGCACGGCGTCGGGGAGTCCCGGGCCGAAGTACTGGCAGCAGCAGGTGGACTACGTCATCAAGGCCTCGCTCGACACGCTGGAACACCAGGTGACGGGGAGCGAGACGGTGACCTACCACAACAACTCGCCCGACGCGCTCACCTACCTCTGGTTCCAGCTCGACCAGAACGTGGAGCGCACCGACTCGCGCGCCTCGCTCTCCTCGCGTCCGCTCCCCAAGTCGATGGCCAACCTGTCGCCGCAGGCGCTGCGCGCCCTGGGGATGGCCGGCCAGGACAACGACCTCGGGATGAACATCGGCAAGGTGCAGGTGCTGAGCGGCAAGGGGGCCCAGGATGCGCCGTTCTTCGTGAACGGGACGTCGATGCGCATCGAGCTCCCCGCTCCGCTGGCGACCGGCGGCGTGGTGCGCCTGACGATCGACTGGCGCTACAAGGTCCCCGAGATCGGGCGCAACACGCAGCGCAACGCGCGCGACAAGGTGAAGGACGGATGGCTGTACGAGATTGCCCAGTGGTACCCGCGCGCCGCCGTGTACGACGATGTGGGCGGATGGACCAACGACCAGTTCTACTCGCAGGGCGAGTTCTACCAGGAGTTCGGCAACTTCGACGTGAGCCTCACGGTGCCGCACGATCACATCGTGCGCGCCACGGGGGTGCTGCAGAACCCCGCGCAGGCGCTCACCACCACGCAGCGCGCGCGTCTGGCGCAGGCCATGAAGAGCGACGCCCCCGTCTTCATCGTCCAGCCGGGCGAAATCGGGTCACCCGCCACGCGCCCCGCGGGGACGGCGCCCATCACCTGGCGCTTCACCGCCGAGAACGTGCGCGACTTTGCGTGGGCCTCATCGCACACCTTCGTGTGGGACGCGATGGGGTTCAAGTACCGCCCCGACAGCAAGACGATCGAGCTGCACTCGGTCTACCCGCGCGACGCCATGCCGCTGTGGGACAAGTACAGCACCAAGGCGATCAAGCAGACGATGGTGACGTACGGGCGCATGGTGCTCGAGTATCCGTATCCCGTCGCCAGCAACGTGCACGGCTCGGTGGGTGGGATGGAGTATCCCATGATTGCCTTCTGCGGCGCGCGTCCGCGCCCCGATGGCACGTACGATGAGTCGCTCCCCTATCGTCTCATCTCGGTCACCATCCACGAGGTGGGCCACAACTGGTTCCCCATGATCCTCGCCAGCGACGAGCGTCGCTGGGGGTGGATGGACGAAGGGATGAACTCGTTCGTGCAGTACTACGCGGAAAAGGAGTGGGACCCCAACTATCCGTCGCGCCGCGGTCCCGCCAAGAACATCGTCGACTACTTCCGCGATCCCAACCAGGCGCCGATGATGACTGAGTCGGACGTGGTCTTTGCCAACTACGGCAACCAGGCGTACAGCAAGCCGGCGGCGACGTTGGTGATGCTGCGCGAGCAGGTGCTGGGGCCGGAGTCGTTCGACCGCGCTTTCCTGGAGTACGGGCGCAAGTGGGCGTTCAAGAAGCCACAGCCGGCCGACTTCTTCCGCACGGTGGTCAACGGCGCCGGTGAGCACGTCAACTGGTTCTGGCGCGGGATGTTCTACACCACCTACGCCAACGACCAGGCGGTGGCCAACGTCGAGTCGCAGAAGGGCGAGGAACTCGGCGGCGACAAGCGGAAGGGGGAGGAGTACCACCGCGTCACGGTGCAGCAGCGCGCTGGCCTCATCATGCCCATCCACCTCGAGATCACCTACGAGGATGGTACCAAGCAGGTGGTGAAGCTTCCCGCCGACGTCTGGCGCAACAACGAGAAGGAATTCACCTGGGGCTTCTTCGGGAAGAAGGGGATCGCACAGGTGGTGGTCGATCCGAACGAAGTCTTCGCCGACATCAACCGCGACAACAACACCTGGAAGGCGCCGCCGCGCGTCATTCCGTGA